Proteins from a single region of Streptomyces glaucescens:
- a CDS encoding ANTAR domain-containing protein — MRQQEDSVHRIIALQQEVEQLKHAVVSHAVVDQAIGVVIAYAGVLPGTAWDVLKEVSQHTNTKLREVAEHIVQWPRCEWLPPEIRQALDSSVERHRHSPVPSGSVDAR, encoded by the coding sequence ATGCGCCAGCAAGAGGACTCCGTGCACAGGATCATCGCTCTCCAGCAGGAAGTGGAGCAGCTCAAGCACGCTGTCGTCTCCCATGCCGTGGTGGACCAGGCCATCGGTGTGGTGATCGCCTACGCCGGTGTGCTCCCCGGAACGGCCTGGGACGTGCTCAAGGAGGTGTCCCAGCACACGAACACGAAGTTGCGGGAAGTGGCGGAACACATCGTCCAGTGGCCCCGGTGCGAGTGGCTGCCGCCGGAGATCCGGCAGGCCCTGGACTCCTCGGTGGAGCGGCACCGGCACTCGCCCGTGCCGTCCGGGTCCGTGGACGCGCGCTGA
- a CDS encoding GNAT family N-acetyltransferase codes for MDTSPTPQGRPPELPTRVTGLVLRALTAEDADAYYALLDRNRLHLSRLGDFRAEREATPAWVRAHLAEDPGPGLRCGILLNGALIGRIDLVAVDPPRYGTGYWLDESHVGSGYASAACSALYGHAARALGATEVFAGVTHGNDRSVALLRRLGFEPVADFEDYTRFRLVLVP; via the coding sequence GTGGACACGTCGCCGACACCCCAGGGCCGCCCGCCGGAGCTCCCGACCCGGGTCACGGGCCTGGTGCTGCGCGCCCTGACCGCGGAGGACGCCGACGCGTACTACGCGCTGCTCGACCGCAACCGCCTGCACCTGAGCCGGCTGGGTGACTTCCGGGCGGAACGCGAGGCCACCCCGGCGTGGGTGCGCGCACACCTCGCCGAGGACCCGGGGCCGGGGCTGCGCTGCGGGATCCTGCTGAACGGCGCGCTGATCGGCCGGATCGATCTGGTCGCCGTCGATCCGCCGCGCTACGGCACGGGCTACTGGCTGGACGAGTCCCACGTCGGCTCGGGGTACGCCTCCGCCGCGTGCTCGGCCCTCTACGGTCACGCGGCACGCGCCCTGGGGGCCACCGAGGTCTTCGCCGGCGTCACACACGGCAACGACAGGAGCGTGGCGCTGCTCCGGCGCCTGGGCTTCGAACCGGTCGCCGACTTCGAGGACTACACCCGCTTCCGGCTCGTGCTCGTGCCGTAG
- a CDS encoding sensor histidine kinase — MTLLVVIGTVIGINLQRQTVNMTDRLLQRIQPAQTEAYRLQAALVDQESGIRGYTITADPRFLTPYTEGRRDERNAAARLRDLIGDRPGLLADLRAVEKQAADWRRVYAEPAAASAGTGEPAAVDRRTAERGKKAFDLVRDRLAEQSARLDQAARDGRDRVAHERMVRDSVLAGMVLVFLLTGVALAVLVRLLVTRPLEALRGASKRVAGGEFSYVITGEGPVDVTALARDVEGMRRRIVAELDASQDQQETLSRQAADLNAQAVELRRSNVELEQFAYVASHDLQEPLRKVASFCQLLEKRYGDELDERGRQYIDFAVDGAKRMQVLINDLLTFSRVGRLNDARIEVGLDGALDKALANLGTAVEESGARVDRPQSMPEVVGDPTLLTMLWQNLVGNALKFRRPEAAPHVTITCEPDPHEPGHIGLSVTDNGIGIPAEFAEKVFVIFQRLHSRDAYGGTGIGLALCKKIVEHHGGRIWIDTAYTDGTRFRFTLPVIADTPERAGTHTEEKALT; from the coding sequence ATGACGTTGCTCGTCGTGATCGGCACCGTGATCGGCATCAACCTGCAGCGGCAGACCGTGAACATGACGGACCGCCTGCTCCAGCGGATCCAGCCGGCCCAGACCGAGGCGTACCGGCTCCAGGCCGCACTCGTCGACCAGGAGAGCGGCATCCGCGGCTACACGATCACCGCCGACCCCCGGTTCCTCACCCCCTACACCGAGGGCCGGAGGGACGAGAGGAACGCCGCCGCCCGGCTGCGCGACCTGATCGGTGACCGGCCCGGCCTGCTCGCCGACCTGCGCGCGGTCGAGAAGCAGGCGGCCGACTGGCGGCGCGTCTACGCCGAACCCGCCGCCGCCTCGGCCGGCACCGGCGAGCCGGCGGCGGTCGACCGGCGGACCGCCGAACGGGGCAAGAAGGCGTTCGACCTGGTGCGCGACCGGCTGGCCGAGCAGAGCGCCCGCCTGGACCAGGCGGCCCGGGACGGCCGCGACCGCGTGGCCCACGAGCGGATGGTGCGCGATTCGGTGCTGGCCGGCATGGTGCTGGTCTTCCTGCTGACCGGTGTGGCCCTCGCCGTCCTGGTGCGGCTGCTGGTGACCCGCCCCCTGGAGGCGCTGCGCGGGGCGTCGAAGCGCGTGGCGGGCGGGGAGTTCTCGTACGTCATCACCGGGGAGGGCCCGGTCGACGTGACCGCGCTGGCACGCGACGTGGAGGGCATGCGCCGGCGGATTGTGGCCGAGCTCGACGCCTCACAGGACCAGCAGGAGACATTGTCCCGGCAGGCCGCCGACCTGAACGCCCAGGCCGTGGAGCTGCGCCGGTCCAACGTCGAACTGGAGCAGTTCGCCTACGTCGCCTCCCACGACCTCCAGGAGCCGCTGCGCAAGGTGGCGTCCTTCTGCCAGCTGCTGGAGAAGCGCTACGGGGACGAGCTCGACGAACGCGGCCGTCAGTACATCGACTTCGCCGTCGACGGTGCCAAGCGGATGCAGGTGCTCATCAACGACCTGCTGACCTTCTCCCGCGTGGGACGTCTCAACGACGCACGGATCGAGGTCGGTCTGGACGGGGCGCTGGACAAGGCCCTCGCCAACCTGGGAACCGCCGTCGAGGAGTCCGGTGCCCGGGTCGACCGTCCGCAGAGCATGCCCGAGGTGGTCGGCGACCCGACCCTGCTGACCATGCTCTGGCAGAACCTGGTGGGCAACGCCCTGAAGTTCCGCCGCCCGGAGGCCGCCCCGCACGTGACCATCACCTGCGAGCCCGACCCGCACGAGCCGGGCCACATCGGCCTGAGCGTCACGGACAACGGCATCGGCATCCCCGCGGAGTTCGCCGAGAAGGTCTTCGTCATCTTCCAGCGGCTGCACAGCCGGGACGCCTACGGTGGCACGGGCATCGGTCTGGCCCTGTGCAAGAAGATCGTCGAACACCATGGTGGCAGAATCTGGATCGACACCGCCTACACCGACGGCACCCGTTTCCGCTTCACTCTGCCGGTCATCGCCGACACCCCGGAACGGGCCGGCACGCACACCGAGGAAAAGGCCCTGACATGA
- a CDS encoding helix-turn-helix transcriptional regulator, translating into MGSLVFDSDDLRATEAFLCEAYARMTISSGTPDSSPARIRRDTIPSVSIDELELGFDMSYAVEPLGRICLCLVHEGTLEDHTYQGVRDDFGPGDMVLLAPPDLPYAGRVRTARYNITMLDPALLDQVAASGPEPARGPVRLTGHRPHSQAAGRRLANTITYLRDHVLGDPATAGQPLIAAAGGQLLAASVLAAFPNTAQTEPTAQDRTDAHPATLRRAVAHIEDHADQPLTVADIAAAAHVTVRALQYAFRRHLDTTPLAYLRRVRLAHAHRELREAPPMGGLTVADVAARWGFPHAGRFAALYREAYGTSPSDTLRG; encoded by the coding sequence ATGGGCTCGCTGGTGTTCGACAGCGACGACCTGCGAGCGACGGAGGCGTTCCTCTGCGAGGCGTACGCCCGCATGACGATCAGCAGCGGCACCCCCGACAGCAGTCCGGCCCGCATCCGGCGGGACACCATCCCGTCGGTCAGCATCGACGAGCTGGAACTCGGCTTCGACATGAGCTACGCCGTGGAGCCGCTGGGGCGGATATGCCTGTGCCTGGTCCACGAGGGAACGCTCGAGGACCACACGTACCAGGGGGTGCGGGACGACTTCGGTCCCGGGGACATGGTGCTGCTCGCCCCGCCCGACCTGCCGTACGCGGGGCGGGTGCGCACCGCCCGTTACAACATCACCATGCTGGATCCCGCGCTGCTGGACCAGGTCGCCGCCTCCGGGCCCGAGCCGGCCCGGGGGCCCGTGCGGCTCACCGGGCACCGGCCGCACTCGCAGGCCGCGGGCCGCCGGCTGGCGAACACCATCACCTACCTGCGCGACCACGTCCTCGGCGATCCCGCCACCGCCGGTCAGCCGCTGATCGCCGCGGCCGGCGGCCAGCTGCTCGCCGCGAGCGTCCTGGCCGCCTTCCCGAACACGGCGCAGACCGAGCCGACCGCGCAGGACCGCACCGACGCCCACCCGGCGACCCTCAGGCGGGCCGTCGCCCACATCGAGGACCACGCCGACCAGCCGCTCACCGTGGCCGACATCGCGGCCGCCGCGCACGTCACCGTCCGCGCCCTGCAGTACGCCTTCCGCCGGCACCTCGACACCACACCGCTCGCCTACCTGCGCCGCGTACGTCTGGCGCACGCCCACCGGGAGCTGCGCGAGGCACCTCCGATGGGCGGGCTCACCGTCGCGGACGTCGCCGCGCGCTGGGGCTTCCCGCACGCCGGCCGTTTCGCCGCCCTCTACCGGGAGGCCTACGGCACCAGCCCGTCCGACACCCTTCGCGGCTGA
- a CDS encoding ATP-binding protein, with amino-acid sequence MENSLKQQARNVRTPGARRPLALTCTWERTVPDIAEARRAVTDLLRQAGRPPRRRVTEDACLIVSELVTNAVRHAPGPCSLTLNVSPDGRSLRITVRDSSPRLPEVQPRDPGRIGGHGLHLVRSLSVRFHATPRATGKDVSATVSLDDAGHG; translated from the coding sequence ATGGAGAACTCGCTCAAGCAGCAGGCGAGGAACGTCCGGACACCGGGCGCCCGCCGGCCCCTGGCCCTGACCTGTACCTGGGAGCGCACCGTCCCGGACATCGCCGAGGCGCGCCGCGCCGTCACCGACCTGCTGCGGCAGGCCGGCCGGCCTCCGCGACGGCGGGTCACCGAGGACGCCTGCCTCATCGTCAGCGAACTCGTCACGAACGCCGTGCGTCACGCCCCGGGCCCCTGCTCCCTCACGCTGAACGTCAGCCCGGACGGCCGGTCGCTGCGGATAACCGTGCGGGACTCGTCCCCCCGCCTGCCCGAGGTGCAGCCCCGCGACCCCGGCCGGATCGGCGGCCACGGGCTGCACCTGGTGCGCTCACTGAGCGTCCGCTTCCACGCGACCCCGCGAGCCACCGGGAAGGACGTCAGCGCCACGGTGTCCCTGGACGACGCCGGCCACGGCTGA
- a CDS encoding response regulator yields the protein MTTPAATPVDVLLVEDDPGDELMTREAFEDNKIGNTLHVVRDGEEALDFLYRRGDHTEAPRPDLILLDLNLPKYDGRQVLERIKSDPDLAHIPVVVLTTSAAEEDILRSYKLHANAYVTKPVDLDQFIAAVRQIDDFFVQVVRLPGRIG from the coding sequence ATGACCACCCCCGCCGCCACCCCCGTCGACGTCCTCCTCGTCGAGGACGACCCGGGCGACGAGCTGATGACCCGTGAGGCGTTCGAGGACAACAAGATCGGCAACACGCTGCACGTCGTCAGGGACGGCGAGGAGGCCCTGGACTTCCTCTACCGGCGCGGCGACCACACCGAGGCACCGAGGCCCGATCTCATCCTGCTCGACCTGAACCTGCCGAAGTACGACGGCCGTCAGGTCCTGGAGCGGATCAAGTCCGACCCGGACCTCGCGCACATCCCCGTGGTCGTCCTCACCACCTCCGCGGCCGAGGAGGACATCCTGCGCAGCTACAAGCTGCACGCCAACGCCTATGTCACCAAGCCGGTGGACCTGGACCAGTTCATCGCCGCGGTCCGCCAGATCGACGACTTCTTCGTCCAGGTCGTCCGTCTGCCCGGCCGCATCGGCTGA
- a CDS encoding helix-turn-helix domain-containing protein, with product MKTVLDTTGLPTADRTTAWAETAALALVTQRFRFQDPERFGARIRATELGAVQLSTISYAPLVSYRSARLIRQSDPEFHQLALVTSGRQGVEQAGHQAALRPGEMALYDSSRPFRGWAEAGPWSSCVLLQFPRGLMPLPDRVVRQVCGTVLRPTPGMGLMFRQMLTTLAGSRAELTGGDRIRLGTTLVDLAAAVVAGHVEEAAALPAQSRRSSLYHEMLGFIVRNLSDPGLRPASLAEAHCVSPRTVHRVFQAHGTTVGDVIRRERMSRCRRDLADPYDTRPVAAIGARWGFPRASEFTRAFRAATGMTPTEFRALAQNRF from the coding sequence ATGAAGACGGTGCTGGACACGACCGGCCTGCCGACGGCCGACCGGACGACGGCCTGGGCGGAGACCGCCGCACTGGCCCTGGTGACACAGCGCTTCCGGTTCCAGGACCCGGAACGCTTCGGGGCCCGGATACGGGCGACGGAGCTGGGCGCGGTGCAACTGTCCACGATCTCCTACGCCCCGCTGGTCTCTTACCGTTCCGCGCGGCTCATCCGCCAGTCGGACCCCGAGTTCCACCAGCTCGCGCTGGTCACCTCCGGACGGCAGGGCGTGGAGCAGGCCGGCCACCAAGCGGCCCTGCGCCCCGGCGAGATGGCGCTGTACGACAGCTCCCGGCCCTTCCGGGGCTGGGCCGAGGCCGGGCCCTGGTCGAGCTGTGTGCTGCTCCAGTTCCCCCGAGGGCTGATGCCGCTCCCGGACCGGGTGGTCCGGCAGGTGTGCGGAACCGTCCTGCGGCCCACGCCGGGCATGGGGCTGATGTTCCGTCAGATGCTCACCACGCTGGCCGGGTCACGGGCCGAGCTGACCGGCGGCGACCGGATCAGACTGGGCACCACCCTGGTGGACCTCGCGGCAGCGGTCGTCGCGGGGCACGTGGAGGAGGCGGCGGCGCTGCCGGCGCAGTCCCGGAGGTCGTCGCTCTACCACGAGATGCTGGGGTTCATCGTCCGGAACCTGTCCGACCCGGGTCTCAGGCCTGCCTCCCTGGCCGAGGCGCACTGCGTGTCCCCGCGCACGGTGCACCGTGTCTTCCAGGCCCACGGGACGACGGTGGGCGACGTCATCCGGCGCGAGCGGATGTCCCGCTGCCGCCGGGATCTCGCGGACCCGTACGACACCCGGCCGGTCGCGGCGATCGGCGCCCGCTGGGGCTTTCCCCGGGCCTCGGAGTTCACCCGTGCCTTCCGCGCGGCGACCGGCATGACACCGACCGAGTTCCGCGCCCTCGCGCAGAATCGTTTCTGA
- a CDS encoding phospholipase D-like domain-containing protein, producing MSQARTFRIRGGARLRVLTRTLTAAVLMAGALVLGGAPQAAALTKPVINGPVFNDPLGTAEQQKAVFTQLVALIDATGAGQTIRGSMFEFGDQQVADALLAAHRRGVDVKLVVDDSTYVDGEGRQYANPAYESLKSGLGTSDTARSWVVVCDDRFEDNDGVDDVQRGCLAVAPPGPAYNHNKFFVFSKIGPFDDGTSYSKVVFQTSSNLSNWYKVESFNDAVTFSDSAVYDGYASYHEKLRAGRHLASGNNNVYFSTPTGSTYRGYFFPRGDSSYNNPATDTIVNVLDEVSCAYTGTDGKRHQTDIRIVMLYFNDSRIQVADKLAQLRAQGCWIDILYASAESKVKSTLTGANIQHRGCMIPNGPGIDVRPHNKQILIDGDYNGDITPRVYTGSANLIGSSLRSADESFVRITSADYHTKYLSTFYRIRSACGG from the coding sequence ATGTCCCAGGCACGCACGTTCCGAATACGCGGCGGCGCCCGTCTGCGCGTCCTCACCAGAACCCTCACCGCGGCCGTGCTCATGGCGGGCGCACTGGTGCTCGGCGGCGCTCCCCAGGCCGCCGCCCTGACCAAGCCGGTGATCAACGGGCCGGTCTTCAACGACCCGCTGGGCACCGCGGAGCAGCAGAAGGCCGTCTTCACCCAGCTCGTCGCCCTGATCGACGCGACTGGGGCCGGTCAGACGATCCGCGGCTCGATGTTCGAGTTCGGCGACCAGCAGGTGGCCGACGCGCTGCTCGCCGCCCACCGGCGCGGCGTCGACGTCAAGCTCGTCGTGGACGACTCGACCTACGTCGACGGCGAAGGCCGGCAGTACGCCAACCCCGCCTACGAGTCGCTGAAGTCGGGGCTGGGCACCAGCGACACCGCCCGCTCCTGGGTCGTGGTCTGCGACGACCGGTTCGAGGACAACGACGGCGTGGACGACGTGCAGCGCGGCTGCCTCGCCGTGGCACCGCCCGGACCGGCGTACAACCACAACAAGTTCTTCGTCTTCTCGAAGATCGGTCCCTTCGACGACGGCACCTCGTACTCCAAGGTCGTCTTCCAGACGTCGTCGAACCTGTCGAACTGGTACAAGGTCGAGTCGTTCAACGACGCCGTCACCTTCTCCGACAGCGCGGTGTACGACGGTTACGCGAGCTACCACGAGAAGCTGCGGGCCGGCCGCCACCTGGCGAGCGGCAACAACAACGTGTACTTCTCCACGCCCACCGGCTCCACCTACCGCGGCTACTTCTTCCCGCGCGGCGACTCGTCGTACAACAACCCGGCCACGGACACGATCGTCAACGTGCTCGACGAGGTCTCCTGCGCCTACACCGGCACCGACGGCAAGCGGCACCAGACGGACATCCGGATCGTGATGCTGTACTTCAACGACTCACGCATCCAGGTGGCCGACAAGCTCGCCCAGCTGCGCGCCCAGGGCTGCTGGATCGACATCCTCTACGCGTCGGCCGAGTCGAAGGTGAAGTCCACGCTGACCGGCGCGAACATCCAGCACCGCGGCTGCATGATCCCCAACGGGCCGGGGATCGACGTACGCCCGCACAACAAGCAGATCCTGATCGACGGCGACTACAACGGTGACATCACGCCGCGGGTGTACACGGGCAGCGCCAACCTGATCGGCTCCTCGCTGCGCTCCGCGGACGAGTCGTTCGTCCGGATCACCAGCGCGGACTACCACACCAAGTACCTGTCGACCTTCTACCGGATCCGGTCCGCCTGCGGCGGCTGA
- a CDS encoding PP2C family protein-serine/threonine phosphatase translates to MVTSQAGAADLVRAAQADAEAGWERPEPSVLLVEDDPGDALLVEELVADSALKMRLRWVRSLTEAAEVLATEVPDCVLLDLHLSDARGLEAVSLLQAHAEHVAVVVLTGLAEEDTGLAAVAAGAQDYLVKGRVEPELFGRAVRYAIQRKQAEQAAVALQASQMQARENARLERGLLPRPLLHTEDGVRVVARYRPGRAQALLGGDFYDIVQSADGTVHALVGDVSGHGPDEAALGVALRIAWRTLVLSGITGPEQMSRLEELLVAERARDEVFATLVSLAAVPGEQRARVVRAGHHGLLRRTRGDVEWIEVPGGPALGMLPGGARWPTAELPVPSGDSVVLFTDGLFEGHVGRGPQRLGEEGLLELARKAAGLPPEDFVDRLIARAEELAEERGGLADDVAVVHLSWN, encoded by the coding sequence ATGGTGACGTCACAGGCTGGGGCTGCCGACTTGGTGCGAGCGGCCCAGGCGGATGCCGAGGCAGGATGGGAACGGCCGGAGCCGTCGGTCCTCCTCGTGGAGGACGACCCCGGCGACGCGCTGCTCGTCGAGGAACTGGTCGCCGACAGCGCCCTCAAGATGCGCCTGCGCTGGGTCCGCTCGCTGACCGAGGCCGCCGAGGTGCTCGCCACCGAGGTGCCCGACTGCGTCCTCCTCGACCTGCACCTGTCGGACGCCCGGGGCCTGGAGGCGGTCTCCCTGCTCCAGGCGCACGCCGAGCACGTGGCGGTCGTGGTCCTCACCGGGCTCGCCGAGGAGGACACCGGACTCGCCGCGGTCGCGGCCGGCGCACAGGACTACCTCGTCAAGGGCCGGGTCGAACCCGAGCTGTTCGGACGGGCCGTGCGGTACGCGATCCAGCGCAAGCAGGCCGAGCAGGCGGCGGTGGCCCTCCAGGCCAGCCAGATGCAGGCCCGGGAGAACGCCCGACTGGAACGCGGGCTGCTGCCGCGTCCGCTGCTGCACACCGAGGACGGCGTCCGGGTCGTGGCCCGCTACCGGCCCGGACGGGCGCAGGCACTGCTGGGCGGTGACTTCTACGACATCGTGCAGAGCGCCGACGGCACGGTCCACGCCCTGGTCGGTGACGTCTCCGGGCACGGGCCGGACGAGGCGGCCCTGGGCGTGGCCCTGCGCATCGCCTGGCGGACCCTGGTGCTGAGCGGGATCACCGGCCCGGAGCAGATGAGCCGGCTGGAGGAGCTGCTGGTGGCCGAGCGGGCCCGCGACGAGGTCTTCGCCACCCTCGTCAGCCTGGCCGCCGTCCCCGGGGAACAGCGCGCCCGCGTGGTACGGGCGGGTCACCACGGTCTCCTCCGGCGCACCCGCGGAGACGTGGAGTGGATCGAGGTGCCCGGCGGACCGGCGCTGGGGATGCTCCCCGGCGGCGCCCGCTGGCCGACCGCCGAACTGCCGGTGCCGTCGGGGGACTCGGTGGTCCTCTTCACCGACGGGCTCTTCGAGGGGCACGTCGGCAGGGGACCGCAGCGCCTCGGCGAGGAGGGCCTGCTGGAACTCGCGCGCAAGGCGGCCGGCCTGCCGCCGGAGGACTTCGTGGACCGGCTGATCGCCCGGGCCGAGGAACTCGCCGAGGAGCGGGGCGGTCTGGCCGACGACGTGGCCGTTGTCCATCTGAGCTGGAACTGA